A genomic region of Gemmata massiliana contains the following coding sequences:
- a CDS encoding aspartate kinase, translated as MGVVVQKFGGSSVKDAESVMEAARKAIRAKHAGSKVIVVVSAQGSTTDDLIAKAGQITSSPSAREMDMLLATGEQISIALTAMAIHELGERAVSFTGPQIGIVTDSTHRKARIKKIDTVRLCEALDTGHIVVLAGFQGVDELGDISTLGRGGSDTTAVAVAAAVKLAGYEVECEIYTDVDGVYTTDPRIVPDARKMDAISYDEMLEMASMGAGVMHSRSIEFAKKFDVPLMVRNAKSDAIGTWIVPEAAWMSEIPACGVALAADEARLVLEGVPDRPGVSHRVFAVLADANIAVDMIAQSVGEGGKATIGFTVLNTELDRTKKILAPIVAELGAALNETGKVSKVSVVGAGMRYISGVAERMFQALAIEGVNLKMITTGDIKISVLVEEDGAAESGIIEAPTGEPIKKSHLESKKAVRGRRALRAVHAAFALPLSRKGAGEPPASGEFKPRPNPLMVAASKDREAAIARLEGMEDVLVSGVHLNTEQSRVTVHDLPDKPGNCSRVFNAVATGGILVDMIVQNQSGPAKAELSFTVPRADLTRALKRTQDVVREIDPACRVVGDGDIAVLFVLGVGMRTHTGVARTMFGALAAKGINISMINTSEVCVGVVVERARGEEAHACLTEAFKLG; from the coding sequence GTGGGGGTCGTCGTTCAGAAGTTCGGCGGGTCGAGCGTGAAGGACGCGGAGAGCGTCATGGAAGCCGCGCGCAAGGCCATTCGCGCGAAACACGCCGGGAGCAAAGTGATCGTCGTCGTGTCCGCACAGGGCAGCACCACCGACGACCTGATCGCCAAAGCCGGTCAGATTACGAGTTCGCCGTCGGCGCGCGAGATGGACATGCTCCTCGCGACCGGCGAGCAGATCTCGATCGCGCTCACCGCGATGGCGATCCACGAACTCGGCGAGCGCGCGGTCAGCTTCACCGGTCCGCAAATCGGCATCGTGACTGACAGCACGCACCGCAAGGCCCGCATCAAGAAGATCGACACCGTGCGCCTTTGCGAAGCCCTCGATACGGGGCACATCGTCGTACTCGCGGGGTTCCAGGGCGTGGACGAACTCGGGGACATCTCCACGCTGGGGCGCGGGGGGAGCGATACCACGGCGGTGGCCGTGGCCGCGGCGGTGAAGCTCGCGGGGTACGAGGTCGAGTGCGAAATTTACACCGACGTGGACGGCGTGTACACGACCGACCCGCGCATCGTGCCCGACGCGCGCAAGATGGATGCGATCAGCTACGACGAGATGCTGGAGATGGCGAGCATGGGCGCGGGCGTGATGCACTCGCGCTCGATCGAGTTCGCCAAGAAGTTCGACGTGCCCCTCATGGTCCGTAACGCGAAATCCGACGCGATCGGCACCTGGATCGTGCCGGAAGCGGCGTGGATGAGCGAGATCCCCGCGTGCGGAGTCGCGCTCGCGGCAGACGAAGCGCGGCTCGTGCTCGAGGGCGTGCCGGACCGCCCGGGCGTGAGTCACCGTGTCTTCGCCGTGCTCGCCGACGCGAACATCGCGGTGGACATGATCGCCCAGAGCGTGGGGGAGGGTGGCAAGGCCACGATCGGGTTCACCGTGTTAAACACCGAGCTCGACCGCACCAAGAAGATCCTCGCACCCATTGTGGCGGAACTCGGGGCGGCGCTGAACGAGACGGGTAAAGTGAGCAAGGTGTCGGTGGTCGGCGCCGGGATGCGCTACATCTCCGGGGTCGCGGAGCGCATGTTCCAGGCGCTCGCGATCGAGGGCGTGAACCTGAAGATGATTACCACTGGCGACATCAAGATCAGCGTGCTGGTGGAAGAGGACGGTGCGGCCGAATCGGGGATCATCGAGGCGCCGACGGGCGAGCCGATCAAGAAATCGCACCTGGAGAGCAAGAAGGCGGTCCGCGGGCGCCGGGCGCTGCGCGCCGTTCACGCCGCGTTCGCGCTACCACTGTCGCGCAAGGGAGCTGGAGAGCCGCCCGCGAGCGGCGAATTTAAGCCGCGCCCGAACCCGCTCATGGTCGCGGCGTCCAAGGATCGCGAGGCCGCCATTGCGCGACTCGAAGGGATGGAAGATGTGCTCGTGAGCGGCGTTCACCTGAACACCGAACAGAGCCGCGTGACGGTCCACGATCTGCCGGACAAGCCGGGGAACTGCTCGCGCGTGTTCAACGCGGTCGCGACCGGTGGCATTCTGGTGGACATGATCGTTCAGAATCAGAGCGGTCCCGCGAAGGCAGAACTCTCATTTACCGTGCCCCGCGCCGACCTGACGCGCGCCCTGAAACGCACTCAGGATGTGGTGCGCGAGATCGACCCGGCGTGCCGCGTGGTGGGTGACGGCGATATCGCAGTGCTGTTCGTGCTGGGGGTGGGGATGCGGACGCACACCGGCGTGGCCCGCACGATGTTCGGCGCGCTGGCCGCGAAGGGCATCAACATCAGCATGATTAACACGAGTGAGGTGTGCGTCGGGGTGGTGGTCGAACGCGCCCGAGGTGAAGAGGCTCACGCCTGCCTGACGGAAGCGTTCAAGTTGGGGTAA
- a CDS encoding GlcG/HbpS family heme-binding protein: protein MYLSRIVLVLIGLVAIAPIAFAQEKKTPLVTHSRVQLNLAGAETAVEGAKKKAAAMGLKSNIAVVDDGGHLLSFARMDGARPASGSTALTKAVSAATFRQETGTLPAKGEPDTLLSLSIQNAAAASGGKITTLKGGIPIIVDGQVIGAIGVGGGSGEQDAEVAKAGVQALLDALSEKK, encoded by the coding sequence GTGTACCTCTCCCGCATTGTGCTCGTTCTGATTGGTTTGGTCGCAATTGCCCCGATCGCTTTCGCCCAAGAGAAAAAAACGCCACTGGTAACCCACTCGCGCGTTCAGTTGAATCTTGCGGGCGCAGAAACGGCTGTCGAAGGTGCCAAGAAGAAAGCCGCGGCTATGGGGCTGAAGAGCAACATCGCCGTCGTCGATGATGGCGGGCACCTACTGTCGTTCGCCCGAATGGACGGAGCACGCCCGGCGAGTGGGTCCACCGCACTAACTAAAGCAGTCTCGGCCGCGACCTTTCGCCAGGAGACAGGAACCCTCCCCGCCAAAGGCGAACCGGATACGCTCCTGAGTTTGAGTATCCAAAACGCTGCTGCTGCAAGTGGCGGAAAGATCACGACATTGAAGGGCGGGATACCCATCATCGTGGACGGTCAAGTAATTGGTGCGATCGGGGTCGGCGGTGGATCTGGCGAACAGGATGCAGAAGTGGCAAAAGCCGGAGTTCAGGCACTGCTCGACGCGCTGAGTGAGAAGAAATAA
- a CDS encoding M24 family metallopeptidase yields the protein MLLHEKADQAQALLAETGLDCWLTFARETELHPDPGIEQVVGAGVVRNSAFLFGAGGARVAIVANFDTSAIRAKGVFREVIGYDEDIRGPLLAALQRLDPRTIGLNYSLDDVTADGLTHGHWLLLQQLLSGTPYLDRLTSAAPLLARLRGRKSSTEVDRIRRAVAVTEQIVEQITSHIRPGLSERELAAFVHARFVEHGVSPAWPLEGCPIVNTGPASDLGHTYPSETVRIEPGHLVHIDLGVRIDGYCSDMQRMWYVRRPGESGPPEDVRRAFDTVVRAIDAGAEALRPGVRGFEVDAAARSVVVTGGYPEFKHGLGHGLGRAVHDGGTLLGPRWPCYGRNVEAAVEVGNVFTLELGIPTGSGVVGLEEDVLVTATGCEFLSSRQRELILV from the coding sequence ATGCTACTGCACGAAAAGGCGGATCAAGCCCAGGCGCTGTTGGCCGAAACCGGGCTGGACTGTTGGCTGACCTTCGCGCGCGAGACGGAACTGCACCCGGACCCGGGTATCGAGCAAGTCGTTGGGGCGGGGGTGGTGCGGAACTCGGCGTTTCTCTTCGGCGCCGGCGGAGCGCGGGTCGCAATCGTCGCCAACTTCGACACGTCGGCCATTCGTGCGAAAGGCGTTTTCCGGGAGGTGATCGGCTACGACGAAGACATTCGTGGGCCTCTGCTGGCTGCACTTCAGCGCCTCGACCCACGAACGATCGGCCTGAACTACAGCCTCGACGACGTGACGGCCGACGGTTTGACCCACGGGCACTGGCTGCTCCTCCAGCAACTCCTGAGCGGCACGCCGTACCTCGATCGGTTGACCAGCGCTGCCCCGCTGCTGGCACGATTGCGCGGACGGAAATCGTCAACGGAGGTCGACCGGATTCGGCGGGCCGTGGCTGTGACCGAGCAGATCGTCGAACAGATTACCTCACACATCCGACCGGGGTTGAGCGAGCGGGAGTTGGCCGCGTTCGTCCACGCGCGGTTTGTCGAACACGGCGTGTCACCGGCGTGGCCACTCGAGGGGTGCCCGATCGTCAACACCGGCCCGGCGTCGGACCTCGGGCACACGTACCCGTCAGAAACGGTCCGCATTGAACCGGGGCACTTGGTCCACATCGACCTGGGCGTGCGCATTGACGGGTACTGCTCGGACATGCAGCGGATGTGGTACGTCCGACGGCCGGGCGAGTCGGGACCGCCGGAGGACGTTCGGCGCGCTTTCGATACGGTGGTACGGGCTATCGACGCGGGGGCCGAAGCTTTGCGCCCGGGTGTGCGCGGATTCGAGGTGGATGCTGCTGCCCGAAGCGTCGTGGTGACAGGCGGGTACCCGGAGTTCAAGCACGGACTCGGGCACGGGCTGGGACGGGCGGTCCATGATGGCGGCACCCTGTTGGGACCGCGTTGGCCGTGTTACGGGCGTAACGTGGAAGCTGCAGTCGAGGTGGGCAACGTCTTCACTTTGGAATTGGGCATCCCGACCGGTTCCGGGGTCGTCGGATTGGAGGAGGACGTGTTGGTTACTGCCACCGGGTGCGAGTTCCTCTCGTCCCGACAGCGCGAACTGATACTCGTGTGA
- a CDS encoding cupin domain-containing protein, whose amino-acid sequence MPPTIRSAAQGRTIAVVGDIYRFLATGSETGGKYALWEALVPPGGGPPPHVHSREEEGFYVLEGQIALTVGDEKHVVTAGMFANVSPGTPHAFKNESDRPARMLISVAPAGLEEMFFEVGAPLAEGAVTVPPPAPDEIDRLKAAAPQYGIKLLLPGS is encoded by the coding sequence ATGCCGCCCACCATCCGTTCTGCGGCTCAGGGCCGTACCATTGCCGTCGTCGGCGACATTTACCGATTTCTCGCAACAGGCAGTGAGACGGGCGGCAAATACGCCCTTTGGGAAGCGCTCGTTCCGCCGGGTGGTGGTCCACCTCCGCACGTTCACAGCCGGGAAGAAGAAGGATTTTACGTTCTCGAAGGCCAAATCGCTCTGACAGTCGGTGACGAGAAACACGTGGTGACGGCGGGTATGTTCGCCAACGTGTCGCCCGGTACCCCGCACGCATTCAAGAACGAGTCGGATCGTCCGGCCCGAATGCTCATTTCTGTCGCCCCAGCCGGTCTTGAGGAGATGTTCTTCGAGGTCGGAGCGCCACTCGCAGAGGGGGCAGTAACTGTTCCCCCGCCAGCCCCGGACGAAATCGACCGGTTGAAAGCCGCTGCTCCCCAATACGGGATTAAACTCCTGTTGCCGGGGAGTTGA
- a CDS encoding bleomycin resistance family protein — MDVACLTPILNVSDMAASFAWFEKLGWKKLWDWGTPPTFGAVGSGKVEIFLCLGAQGSRGGPAPRHADNDDTGGVWMSWFLNSPADVDAAHALAVSHGMTVTQPPTDEPWGVREFHLRHPDGHTFRVGAGTGSA, encoded by the coding sequence ATGGACGTCGCCTGTTTAACTCCAATTTTGAACGTGTCCGATATGGCGGCCAGTTTCGCGTGGTTCGAGAAACTGGGCTGGAAGAAGTTGTGGGATTGGGGCACACCGCCAACGTTCGGGGCAGTCGGGAGCGGGAAGGTCGAAATTTTCCTCTGTTTGGGCGCCCAAGGATCACGAGGCGGACCGGCCCCTCGACACGCAGACAATGACGATACGGGCGGCGTGTGGATGTCCTGGTTTCTCAACAGTCCCGCCGACGTGGATGCCGCTCATGCGTTGGCCGTATCGCACGGAATGACCGTCACGCAACCACCAACAGACGAGCCGTGGGGCGTCCGTGAGTTCCACTTGCGGCACCCTGACGGCCACACGTTCCGCGTGGGTGCGGGAACAGGTTCAGCGTGA
- a CDS encoding alpha/beta hydrolase, with the protein MRTALTCAIGLGFAGAAVVTLAHATGQPPVPAQAPNPDSQYRLGPDSLPQEGVPRGEIKGPFTLSCEVYPGTQHTYWVYVPAQYDPKIPTALMVFQDGQAFKDEKGDVRAQNVMDNLIYRREIPVMIGVFINPGRKPEQPEPTPRDWGDRNTNRPTEYNSLDDKYARVITEELLPALAKDYNISKDPEMRGIGGSSSGAIAAFTVAWERPNQFRKVLSNVGSFVNLRGGHVYADKVLEAEKKPLRVYLCDGRNDNRGLRAGKYDEKMDWFHQNVRLMKALTKKGYDVNYSWGMNNHGQKFGGAILPEMMRWLWRDGPVSTDPRDEIERGFRQPVKK; encoded by the coding sequence ATGAGAACCGCGCTGACCTGTGCGATCGGCCTCGGATTCGCCGGAGCCGCCGTTGTGACCCTCGCGCACGCGACGGGACAACCACCAGTTCCTGCACAAGCCCCGAACCCGGACTCCCAATACCGGCTCGGCCCGGATTCGCTGCCGCAAGAGGGCGTTCCGAGGGGGGAAATCAAAGGACCGTTCACGCTCTCGTGTGAGGTCTACCCCGGCACCCAACACACGTACTGGGTTTATGTGCCCGCTCAGTACGACCCGAAAATCCCGACCGCCCTTATGGTGTTCCAGGACGGTCAGGCATTCAAGGACGAGAAGGGAGACGTGCGGGCACAAAACGTAATGGACAACCTGATCTACCGCCGGGAGATCCCGGTCATGATCGGCGTGTTCATCAACCCGGGCCGCAAGCCCGAGCAGCCCGAGCCGACCCCACGAGATTGGGGCGACCGGAACACCAACCGACCGACCGAGTACAACTCGTTGGACGACAAGTACGCTCGTGTGATTACGGAAGAACTGCTGCCGGCGCTGGCCAAGGATTACAACATCTCGAAAGACCCGGAGATGCGCGGGATCGGCGGATCGAGTTCGGGCGCGATCGCGGCGTTCACCGTGGCGTGGGAGCGCCCGAACCAGTTCCGCAAGGTGCTGAGCAACGTCGGCAGTTTCGTCAACCTGCGTGGTGGGCACGTGTACGCGGACAAAGTGCTAGAGGCTGAGAAGAAGCCGCTCCGGGTATATTTGTGCGACGGGCGCAACGACAATCGCGGGCTTCGGGCCGGGAAGTATGACGAGAAAATGGACTGGTTTCACCAGAATGTCCGTCTGATGAAGGCACTGACGAAGAAGGGGTACGATGTGAACTATTCGTGGGGTATGAACAACCACGGGCAAAAGTTCGGCGGGGCGATTCTGCCGGAGATGATGCGCTGGCTCTGGCGCGACGGACCGGTGTCCACCGATCCCAGGGACGAAATCGAGCGCGGGTTCCGTCAACCGGTCAAGAAGTAG
- a CDS encoding glucuronyl esterase domain-containing protein, with protein MRHSPVSVAVAFLLTGYLSPAGRAEDPPKPPVKLTAQEDHKRLMELLKIKEIRRGADGNPKSANAANLDESKANPYPDLPDPLVMKDGTKVTAALWAKRRAEIAEDFDREVYGRVPKNTPKVTWEVTATEKQTVGDVPVVAKKLVGHVDNSSYPLITVDIQLTLTTPADAKGPVPVIMEFGFNFGGKGPAPKAGAAPSWQQQVLAKGWGYAIITPTSVQADNGTGLTTGIIGLCNKGQPRAVDDWGALRAWAWGASRALDHFETDPAVDAKRVGIEGLSRYGKAAIVTMAYDERFAIGFIGSSGAGGAKLHRRDYGEKVENVAGTGEYHWMAGNYIKYAGPLIVKDLPVDAHELIALCAPRPVFISVGSLQVEGGWIDARGMFMAGVAAEPVYKLLGKKGLGTAEFPAQETALTDGEIAFRQHAGGHTTGPNWPTFLKYAERYIKEPTVSKPSTNK; from the coding sequence ATGCGACACTCTCCCGTCTCGGTCGCTGTGGCGTTCCTTCTCACGGGGTACCTCTCCCCGGCGGGGCGCGCTGAAGATCCACCCAAACCGCCGGTCAAACTGACCGCGCAAGAGGACCACAAGCGGCTGATGGAACTCCTCAAAATCAAGGAGATCCGCCGCGGTGCTGATGGAAATCCGAAGTCGGCTAACGCCGCCAACCTCGACGAGTCGAAGGCCAACCCTTACCCCGATTTGCCGGACCCGCTCGTGATGAAGGACGGCACGAAGGTGACCGCGGCGCTGTGGGCGAAGCGCCGGGCCGAGATCGCCGAGGACTTCGACCGGGAGGTGTATGGCCGGGTGCCCAAGAACACCCCCAAAGTGACTTGGGAAGTGACCGCGACCGAGAAGCAGACGGTCGGTGACGTTCCGGTCGTCGCGAAGAAGCTCGTCGGTCACGTCGACAACTCTTCGTACCCGCTCATCACTGTGGACATCCAACTCACGCTCACCACGCCCGCGGACGCAAAGGGGCCGGTGCCAGTGATAATGGAGTTCGGGTTCAACTTTGGGGGTAAGGGACCGGCGCCAAAAGCCGGTGCCGCCCCGAGCTGGCAACAACAAGTTCTCGCGAAGGGCTGGGGCTACGCGATCATCACCCCGACGAGTGTTCAGGCCGACAACGGAACGGGACTGACGACCGGGATCATTGGGCTTTGCAACAAGGGACAGCCCCGCGCGGTCGATGATTGGGGCGCGCTGCGGGCCTGGGCTTGGGGCGCGAGCCGGGCGCTGGACCACTTCGAGACCGATCCGGCCGTGGACGCTAAGCGCGTCGGGATCGAGGGACTGTCCCGGTACGGGAAGGCGGCGATCGTCACGATGGCCTACGACGAGCGCTTCGCGATCGGGTTCATCGGCTCGTCTGGGGCAGGGGGCGCGAAGCTCCACCGCCGCGACTACGGAGAGAAGGTGGAGAACGTTGCCGGGACCGGTGAGTACCATTGGATGGCAGGAAACTACATCAAGTACGCGGGGCCACTCATTGTGAAGGACCTTCCGGTGGATGCTCACGAACTGATCGCATTGTGTGCTCCGCGTCCGGTCTTCATCAGCGTCGGTTCCCTCCAGGTCGAGGGCGGTTGGATCGACGCACGCGGCATGTTTATGGCCGGGGTTGCGGCCGAACCGGTGTACAAACTGTTGGGGAAAAAGGGGTTGGGAACCGCCGAGTTCCCCGCACAGGAGACCGCCCTTACCGACGGCGAAATCGCGTTCCGCCAGCACGCGGGTGGTCACACCACTGGTCCGAACTGGCCGACGTTCCTGAAGTACGCCGAGAGATACATCAAGGAACCGACCGTGTCCAAACCTTCGACCAACAAGTGA
- a CDS encoding PAS domain S-box protein encodes MPHTRASAGFAGLRSTAEIVLDALNEGLLTVGPGSVVRFANRRAGEQFGCAPGELVGAHIDALVPGVAPVRSDRPRADLDPLAPALGFRARARRRDGAEFPVAVALTPLPDGSVLVSVRGTAPERGALTGTEPEVDRGLIDSLDVPVVVLDRSGTVTAINRAWERVFQPYEPGADRGVASDYLDVCCRVTGPYSEEAATVERGVCAVLNGTLGRFTAECPFRVDGEIRWYQIRVAALAGRVPGATVAHWDVTDLRRTEHALRESEQRFRAVVESQTEQVCRFRSDGTLTFVNSAYCRYFGRRADELIGRPFWTLVADTDTEPVRQNLASITPEHPVATVEHRVLASNGEVRWQQWTNRGLFDAGGRLIEFQSVGRDVTDRKNSEEQTRQSEERFRDLFQNSPLATVCWRAEGDDFVLADSNEAAKNLYSDGVNQAIGWKLSEVHATRPEHRANIARCYRERVPFSAEFCWPEMPWGESSGGYAEVLVSYSFVPPNLVMSALQVVTERKQQERALRASEERLRRVLSALREGVVSVDPDGRMRTCNESAMRLFGERPDGLIGDSLTERIGLALREDGRPLSPDLFPWEVVRRTDALSAGGTFLAAPARGPFVRLMISAHALPAEPNGPRPVVVSFTDITARWHAEEQLRQHKAELAHVARCSLVGEMAAVLAHELNQPLTAVINYCRGSVLRLRAGAADVAEIVEGLNLAIGQAERAAGIVHRVREFMRKREPQRAATQINDVVQEALALVGPELRHHGIRVVPRLGAELPLIQVDRIQIEQVLLNLIRNAGEALTNLPVIERRIVIETGATGASVCVRVIDSGPGFDAEGLRRVFEPFYTTKKQGTGLGLTISRGIIESHGGRLTLAPAFPRGAGFSFTLPITSERPASGPIERAE; translated from the coding sequence ATGCCACACACGCGCGCTTCTGCTGGTTTTGCGGGCCTTCGGTCAACGGCGGAGATCGTTCTCGACGCCCTGAACGAGGGTCTCCTGACCGTCGGTCCCGGGAGCGTCGTTCGGTTCGCGAACCGCCGGGCGGGGGAGCAGTTCGGGTGCGCACCCGGTGAGCTCGTCGGGGCGCACATTGACGCCCTTGTTCCGGGAGTCGCCCCGGTCCGATCCGACCGGCCCCGAGCGGACCTCGATCCGCTCGCTCCCGCTCTCGGCTTCCGCGCGCGCGCCCGGCGCCGGGACGGCGCGGAGTTCCCGGTGGCGGTCGCGCTCACTCCGCTGCCAGACGGCAGCGTTCTGGTGTCCGTCCGCGGCACCGCACCCGAGCGCGGGGCGCTGACCGGGACCGAGCCCGAGGTCGACCGCGGGCTCATCGATTCGCTGGACGTGCCGGTCGTGGTGCTCGACCGGTCCGGCACCGTTACCGCGATCAACCGGGCCTGGGAGCGCGTCTTCCAACCCTACGAACCCGGCGCGGACCGAGGGGTGGCGAGCGATTATCTGGACGTCTGTTGCCGGGTGACCGGTCCTTACTCGGAAGAGGCCGCGACCGTCGAGCGCGGGGTCTGTGCCGTGCTGAACGGGACGCTGGGCCGGTTCACTGCGGAGTGCCCGTTCCGCGTTGATGGCGAAATTCGGTGGTACCAGATCCGGGTCGCGGCCCTGGCCGGGCGCGTGCCCGGGGCCACCGTCGCGCACTGGGACGTGACCGACTTGCGGCGGACGGAGCACGCACTGCGCGAGAGCGAGCAGCGATTTCGCGCAGTGGTGGAGTCCCAGACGGAGCAGGTGTGCCGGTTCCGGTCCGACGGGACTCTCACCTTCGTCAACAGCGCGTACTGTCGGTACTTCGGCCGGCGCGCGGACGAACTGATCGGGCGCCCGTTCTGGACCCTCGTCGCAGACACCGACACGGAGCCGGTGCGCCAGAACCTCGCGTCCATTACACCCGAGCACCCCGTGGCGACCGTGGAGCACCGGGTTCTGGCGTCGAACGGGGAGGTGCGGTGGCAACAGTGGACCAACCGCGGGCTGTTCGACGCGGGGGGGCGGCTGATCGAGTTCCAGTCGGTCGGGCGCGACGTGACCGATCGCAAGAACTCGGAGGAGCAGACCCGGCAGAGCGAGGAGCGGTTCCGGGATCTGTTCCAGAACTCGCCGCTCGCGACGGTGTGCTGGCGCGCGGAGGGGGACGATTTCGTTCTGGCCGACAGTAACGAGGCGGCCAAGAACCTGTACTCGGACGGGGTGAACCAGGCCATCGGTTGGAAACTGTCCGAGGTCCACGCGACCCGTCCGGAACACCGCGCGAACATTGCCCGCTGTTACCGGGAGCGGGTTCCGTTCAGCGCCGAGTTCTGTTGGCCCGAGATGCCCTGGGGCGAGTCGAGCGGGGGGTACGCAGAGGTTCTCGTCTCGTACTCGTTCGTCCCGCCGAACCTGGTCATGTCCGCGCTGCAGGTCGTCACCGAGCGCAAGCAGCAAGAGCGCGCGCTGCGCGCGAGCGAGGAGCGGCTCCGGCGCGTGCTCTCCGCGCTGCGCGAGGGGGTCGTGTCCGTGGACCCGGACGGGCGCATGCGGACGTGCAACGAGAGCGCGATGCGGCTGTTCGGAGAGCGCCCGGACGGGCTGATCGGCGACTCTCTGACAGAGCGGATCGGGCTCGCGCTGCGGGAGGACGGGCGCCCGTTATCGCCGGACCTGTTCCCGTGGGAGGTCGTGCGCCGGACCGATGCGCTGAGCGCCGGCGGAACCTTTTTAGCGGCCCCCGCGCGCGGCCCGTTCGTGCGACTCATGATTAGCGCCCACGCGCTGCCGGCCGAACCGAACGGGCCACGCCCGGTCGTCGTCTCCTTCACCGACATCACGGCTCGGTGGCACGCTGAGGAGCAACTGCGCCAGCACAAGGCCGAGCTCGCACACGTCGCCCGGTGCAGCCTAGTGGGGGAAATGGCCGCGGTCCTCGCACACGAACTGAACCAGCCACTCACCGCGGTCATCAACTACTGTCGCGGGTCCGTGCTCCGGCTCCGCGCCGGTGCCGCTGACGTGGCCGAGATCGTGGAGGGGTTAAACCTCGCGATTGGGCAGGCGGAGCGGGCCGCGGGCATCGTCCACCGGGTGCGCGAGTTCATGCGCAAGCGGGAACCGCAGCGCGCCGCGACCCAAATTAACGATGTTGTTCAGGAGGCCCTTGCGCTGGTCGGGCCGGAACTGCGGCACCACGGCATCCGCGTCGTCCCGCGCCTGGGCGCCGAGCTCCCACTGATTCAGGTGGACCGGATTCAGATCGAACAAGTGCTGTTGAACCTGATCCGGAACGCGGGCGAGGCGCTCACGAACCTGCCGGTGATCGAGCGCCGGATCGTGATCGAAACGGGGGCCACCGGTGCGAGCGTGTGCGTCCGGGTGATCGACTCCGGCCCCGGCTTCGATGCCGAAGGGCTGCGCCGGGTGTTCGAGCCGTTCTACACCACCAAGAAACAGGGGACGGGGCTCGGGCTGACCATCAGCCGCGGGATCATTGAATCGCACGGGGGCCGGCTCACGCTCGCGCCCGCGTTCCCGCGCGGGGCCGGCTTCAGTTTCACGCTTCCGATCACCTCCGAACGACCCGCGTCGGGACCGATCGAACGCGCCGAGTGA